The genome window GTGGTGGCGTTCGCCTCCCCGCGAAGCATGCCAAAGCCCCCGGACGCTCCGCCCGCCACGCAGTACGCCGACGCCCCGAGCGTCAACGACAAGGCAGCGGCTGTCAGCCTGCCGGACTGGATCGAGGGGAGTGACCGGAACTGAGCCGTCGCGAGGCTGTTGAGGCGCCCGCGACATCGCGGCGGGAGCGATCGGCTTCGGCAGCGACTGGTGCTGGAACCACGGGAACTCGCCTCGGCCCCTCGCCGGGCGCCCCAGATTGAGCTGCAAGTTCTTTCCTGAGTGCACTTTCCGAAACCCGCCCGCCTATTCGTCGCTTTCGAGAACGAATGGGGAATTCGACGGATTCCCACCCGCGGCCCCCGCTTGTGGACGGAAAAACCCGGCCGTATACTCTTGCCCCTTGCGGAACAGCAGGTGACATAGCGCCTTCGGGGCGCGGGTTGTCCGCAGACATCGACGTTGGAGTTCGCCCTTCGGGCGGATCGTCGGGACCGGATTGGTCCCCGACGGTGCGGACCACGACTCCAGCTCAGGTCCCAGAGGATCGGTTGCCGTGCGGTTTTCCCTGATCGATCGTATCACCGAGATTGAATCGGGAAAGGCGATCAAGGCGGTCAAAAACCTCTCGCTGGCCGAAGAGTACCTCCAGGATCACTTTCCCGGCTTTCCGATCATGCCGGGAGTGCTGATGGTCGAAGCCCTCGTCCAGACGGGGGCCTGGCTGATGCGGCACACGGAAAACTTTCAATACAGCACCGTCCTCCTGAAGGAAGCCAAGGCGACGAAGTTCAACAACTTCGTCACCCCCGGCAAGGCGCTCGTGATCGAGTGCGAGATCCACAAGAGGGACGGAAATCTCTATACATTCAAGGCTTCGGGCACAGTCGACGGAAACTCGGCGGTGAGCAGCCGCCTGACGCTCGAACAGTTCAACCTCGCGGACCGCAATCCGAACCTGAAGAAGTCTGACGAGGATCGAATCCAGAAGATGCGGGAACTGTTCGACGTCCTGTCGACACCGAGCCCCGCGATCCCGGCGAAGGGCTGACCTGTTATTCCCGCAGTCGGCGCGGAGTGCGGAGCATCCGCCTCTCGCCCCCCACCCTGCGGCCCGCCCTCTCCCATCCCCCATTCAAGAACGTCGCAAAGGAACAATGATGAAGCTGGCAGGCCGGATTGCACTCGTCACGGGGGGAAGCCGCGGAATCGGCAAGGCGGTCGTCGAAGCCCTCGCCAAGGAAGGGGCCAAGGTCGCATTCGTCTACAAGTCGAACACCCAGGCGGCCGAGCAGATCGTCAAGGACCAGGAGCTCAACCAGCGGGAAGTCCTCGCCATTCAGGGCGACGCATCCAAGAAGGCTGATGCCGAGGCAGCCGTCAAGCAGGTCGTCGATAAGTGGGGCCGGCTGGACATTCTGGTGAACAACGCCGGCATCATTAAGGACGGCCTGCTGGCGGTGATGGAGCCTGAGAACTGGCAGGCGGTGATCGATAACAACTTGACCAGCGTCTACAACTTCTGCCAGTCTGCCATGCGACAGATGATGTCCCAGCGGTATGGCCGGATCATCAACATGTCCAGCGTGGCGGCCGAGTACGGCAACCAGGGACAGGTGAACTACGCGGCCAGCAAGGGGGGCATCCAGGGGTTGACCCGCTGCCTCGCCACGGAAGTGGGCCGGCGGAACATCACCGTCAACGCGGTGGCCCCCGGGTTCATCGAAACCGACATGACGGAAGCCGTCCGAAACCTCGGCGGCGACAAGATCAAGGACATGGTCCCCCTCCGCCGCCTCGGCAAGCCGGATGACATCGCCAATGCGGTGACCTTCCTGGCGAGCGACGAGTCGGGGTACATCACCGGCCACGTGTTGACGGTGGACGGCGGGATGACCCTGGGAGGATTTTAAGGATTAGGTCGGGTGGGCCGTTCGGGTTGAGCGTCGGGCGTTGAGAGGCTCGAAGGACTTGGCCCGGAATGGTCGATACCCGATGCAGGTTGAGTGTGAGTTTGAGCCGCGGTGTTTCCGAGGCTCGGCTCGCAGCGATCAACCTTCAAGTGCAGACAGTTTCGACGGCAAGTCCTTCACTCACCAGGACCAGCCCGTCGCTGACGATGGGTCCGGTGAGAATAAGGAAAGTCGACAATCCCCTGGCGGGGCAGGCCGGATGCAAATCCGGCCGGATTGGGTTGGACGAGTCGTCCAGAGAACGCCGGGGTGATGGTCACGGGAGAAATGTCCGATGGCGACGAATGAAGAAGTGTTTGAGAAGGTCAAGGAAACCCTCGTCGACGCCCTGGGTGTGGACGATGACGAAGTTACGCCCCAGGCAACGCTGATCGGCGACCTGGGCGCCGAGTCGATCGACTTTCTCGACATCGTCTTCCGGCTCGAGAAGAACTTCGACATCAAGATTCCCCGCGGCGAGCTGTTCCCCGAGAACATCGCCGCTGCCGATTCGGGCTTCGTGGCCAACGGCGTCGTGACCGAGGCGGGGCTCGCCGAGCTCAAGGCCCGCATGCCGCACGCCGACCTGTCGCAGTTCTCCAAGGATCCCCGCGTGGAGAAGATCTCCGATCTCTTCACCGTGGAGATGATCTGCAAGTTCCTGGCTGCCAAGATCGCCGCCAAGTAGTCTGCCGTGAGCTTTCGAGAACCCGGCGTCCTGGGACGCCGGGTTTTTCGTAGCCATCCCGCTGCGTGGGATGAGCCGGCCTTTCGCGTTCCCAACTCCCTTCGGCGGCCTCGACCGCGTTCCACTGGGACGCCGGTTGGATCGGGTTGCCGACTGACAGCTCTTCTCGAAGTGAGAGGGCTACGGACACACCCATGCGCTGGTTCTGGATCGACCGCTTTATCGAGTTCAAGCACGGTGTCTCGGCGAAGGCGGTCAAGAACGTCAGCCTTTCCGAAGAGCATCTCCACGACCATTTCCCCGGCTTCCCGGTGATGCCGGGGTCGCTGATGATCGAGGGGATGGCTCAGACCGGCGGGATCCTGCTGGGTCAGACGCACGGCTTCAAGCACATGGTCATTCTGGCCAAGGTGCCGAAGATGACGTTCCACAGCTGGGCGATGCCCGGCGACCAGCTTGTCTACACGGCGGAGCTGGTGGAGGCCCGCGAAGAGGGCGGGATGGTGAACGTCAACGCCAAGTGTGGTGACCGGCTGGTGGCGGAGGGGGAGATCGTCTTTGCCCACGTCGATCCGGCTCAGGCGGGCTCGATGCCGAACCAGAAGAATGTGGTCGAGTTTGCTCTTCAGAGCATTATGGATGTGGGGATGGCGGGGGATGGCAGTGCGGCCCCGGCAGTGAAGTAGGAGAGCTCACTCCAGATAACGAAACCGGGACTAACATCCCGGTTTTTCTTTGCGCCGGCCAGAACCGAGTCTAGGGGGACCTTGGTGAGGGAGGCAGAAGGCGGAAGGTAGAGGGGCGCAACGCAGGATCATTTGTCCCTGATCGGGTCCAGGGGCACCCTGGTCAGGGAGTGCAGAGGGGAGAATCCCCTTTGCCCGCCGGAGGCTTGGCCTGTCTCGATCTCTCTGAAGGAGCGCGTGTCCAAACGCGGACACCGTGCCGGATGCCCCCTCACCAACCCGCGGGGATTGCAAAGCGAGTAGTGTCGTGTGAAGGAGTCCTCAACGCCGGTACCACAAAGGGGACATCCGTTGTATCCAACGGTTCCTCATGGAAGCGCCTCCGGCGGCAAGGGGTTGCCCCCTTGACCCCAGCTGCCGTCGCACGTTGGGTTTGAGCTATGGGAATCCGTCCGGCAAGGACGCGGTTCGAGCCCCGGTCAGGCAATCAGGCCGTCGACGACCTTCCCATGCACATCCGTCAGGCGGAAGTCCCGCCCGGCAAACCGGTACGTCAGCCGCTCATGATCGAAGCCCAGCAGCTTCAGAATCGTCGCCTGCATGTCGTGCACATGCACCGGATTCTCCACCGCCTTGAACCCGAACTCGTCCGTCGAACCGTAAACCTGCCCCCCCTTCACGCCGCCCCCCGCAAGGAACATCGTGAAGCCGTGGTGGTTGTGGTCCCGGCCATTGATCTTGCCCGCGTTCGAGCCCGGAGTCGGCAGCTCGACAACCGGAGTGCGGCCAAACTCGCCCCCCCAGACAACGAGCGTCTCATCGAGCATCCCCCGCTGCTTGAGGTCCTTGAGCAGGGCGCCCAGCGGCTTGTCGAGCTGGCCGGCCAGACGGCGGTGGTTCACCTCCAGATCGTCGTGGTTGTCCCACGGCTGCCCTTCGCCATGCCAGAGCTGCACGAACCGCACCCCCCGCTCGATGAGCCGGCGGGCCATCAGGAGCTGGCGGCCATGGACCTTGTCGCCGTAAGCCTCCTGGATGTGCTTGGGCTCCTTGGTCACGTCCAGCGCATCGGCCGCCTCGATCTGCATCCGGTACGCCAGCTCGAACGACTGGATCCGGGCATCAAGAGCGGCGTCGCCCGGCCGGGCTTCCAGGTGCTTCCGGTTCAGCGCCTGCAGGAGATCAAGCTGCCGCCGCTGCTGCTCGAGCGAGCGGGTCTTGTTCCGGATGTCCGGAACAAGCTTTTCGATCTCCTTGTGCTGGGTATCGATGTAGGTCCCCTGGAAAACGCCGGGGAGGAACGACGACCGCCAGTTCGCCGACTCCGTGATCGGCATCCCGCCAGGACACATGGCGATAAAGCCCGGCAGGTTCTGGTTCTCCGTCCCCAGGCCGTACGTCACCCAGCTCCCCATGCTGGGCCGCGAGAGACGCGCGTCGCCACAGTTCATGAGCATCAGCGACGGCTCGTGGTTCGGCACGTCGGCATGCATCGAGCGAACGACCGCAATGTCGTCGATCGACTGCGCCGTGTGGGCGAACAGCTCCGAGACCTCGATCCCGCTCTGGCCGTACTTCTGGAACTTGAACGGCGACGGGAGAGCGGCGCCGGTCTTCCGCTCCGTCTTGAGGTTCTCCACCGGGAGGGTCTTGCCGGCGTACTTGTCGAGCGCGGGCTTGGGGTCGAAGGTGTCGACGTGCGACGGGCCGCCGTTGCAGAAGATGTGGATGACATGCTTCGCCTTGGCGAAGAAATGCGGCTGCCGCGGACGCATCGGATTCGACGAGTCGAGCCCCATCGGAACGGGAGCAGCGGTGGCCGCGCCAGCCATGTCGGCCAGCAGAGTCGAGAGGCCGAGGGAGGCCATTCCCATGCCGGAGCGGCGGAGGAGTTCACGTCGGTTCATGGCAGGCAGCGTGTCGAAGGCGGGCGCGAGGACAAGGCGGGAGAGCGGTTTCCCGCGCCGGGGGAGCCAGTTCGATCGAACCGGTCCTCCTTCATCGGCACGAGGAAAACGCCTGCCTATAGGGTACGCCGCTGGGACGTGGGAAACCATCCTGAAAACCGCCCCGCCGCCGCCGATCCCGTCCGATCGTCCGGATCGTTCGGGGCGGCCAAAGCTCAATTCCGGGTGAACATGGCCGGGAATCGCCACACGGCGCGGAACTCTCTCCGTTTAGACTGGTTCCACGGACAGCGGGCCTTATCACCGTGTTCCCTTCGACCCTCCCGTCCTCCGCGAGCGCCGCCATGTCAGACCGCCTGTTCCTCCCCTCCCGCCGCCTCTTCCTCGGCGCGATGGGGGCCGCCTTCTTCACCACCCGCGGCCTGTTTGCGGAGGCGCTCCAGACAAGTCCCTGGCTGACCGAAGGGCCGTTCTATCCCGATCACCTGCCGCTCGACCGCGACAACGACCTCATCGTCCTGGGAGACAGCCTCACGCCCGCGATCGGCGAGATCACGCACCTGAGCGGGCGGGTCCTCAGCAAGGACGGGTCGCCGATCAAGGACGCGACGGTCGAGATCTGGCAGTGCGACGCCAACGCCGTCTACCTGCACTCCGCCGACAGCTCCAAGAAGAAGGACCAGCAGGACAAGAACTTCCAGGGGTTCGGAACGTTCACAACGGGTTCGAAAGGGGAGTACCGCTTCCGCACGATCAAGCCGGTCCCCTACCCCGGCCGCCCCTCGCCGCACATCCACGTCAAGGTGAAGCAAGGGGACAAGGAGGTCCTCGTCTCACAGATCTTCGTCCGGGGGCACGCCGGGAACGAGAAGGACGGCGTGTTTCGGGGCGTCCCGGAAGCGGACCGCAAGCTCGTCATGGCGGACTTCACGCCGATCCCGGAAT of Planctomyces sp. SH-PL14 contains these proteins:
- a CDS encoding 3-hydroxyacyl-ACP dehydratase FabZ family protein; amino-acid sequence: MRFSLIDRITEIESGKAIKAVKNLSLAEEYLQDHFPGFPIMPGVLMVEALVQTGAWLMRHTENFQYSTVLLKEAKATKFNNFVTPGKALVIECEIHKRDGNLYTFKASGTVDGNSAVSSRLTLEQFNLADRNPNLKKSDEDRIQKMRELFDVLSTPSPAIPAKG
- the fabG gene encoding 3-oxoacyl-[acyl-carrier-protein] reductase — translated: MKLAGRIALVTGGSRGIGKAVVEALAKEGAKVAFVYKSNTQAAEQIVKDQELNQREVLAIQGDASKKADAEAAVKQVVDKWGRLDILVNNAGIIKDGLLAVMEPENWQAVIDNNLTSVYNFCQSAMRQMMSQRYGRIINMSSVAAEYGNQGQVNYAASKGGIQGLTRCLATEVGRRNITVNAVAPGFIETDMTEAVRNLGGDKIKDMVPLRRLGKPDDIANAVTFLASDESGYITGHVLTVDGGMTLGGF
- a CDS encoding acyl carrier protein; this encodes MATNEEVFEKVKETLVDALGVDDDEVTPQATLIGDLGAESIDFLDIVFRLEKNFDIKIPRGELFPENIAAADSGFVANGVVTEAGLAELKARMPHADLSQFSKDPRVEKISDLFTVEMICKFLAAKIAAK
- a CDS encoding 3-hydroxyacyl-ACP dehydratase FabZ family protein; this translates as MRWFWIDRFIEFKHGVSAKAVKNVSLSEEHLHDHFPGFPVMPGSLMIEGMAQTGGILLGQTHGFKHMVILAKVPKMTFHSWAMPGDQLVYTAELVEAREEGGMVNVNAKCGDRLVAEGEIVFAHVDPAQAGSMPNQKNVVEFALQSIMDVGMAGDGSAAPAVK
- a CDS encoding DUF1501 domain-containing protein, whose protein sequence is MNRRELLRRSGMGMASLGLSTLLADMAGAATAAPVPMGLDSSNPMRPRQPHFFAKAKHVIHIFCNGGPSHVDTFDPKPALDKYAGKTLPVENLKTERKTGAALPSPFKFQKYGQSGIEVSELFAHTAQSIDDIAVVRSMHADVPNHEPSLMLMNCGDARLSRPSMGSWVTYGLGTENQNLPGFIAMCPGGMPITESANWRSSFLPGVFQGTYIDTQHKEIEKLVPDIRNKTRSLEQQRRQLDLLQALNRKHLEARPGDAALDARIQSFELAYRMQIEAADALDVTKEPKHIQEAYGDKVHGRQLLMARRLIERGVRFVQLWHGEGQPWDNHDDLEVNHRRLAGQLDKPLGALLKDLKQRGMLDETLVVWGGEFGRTPVVELPTPGSNAGKINGRDHNHHGFTMFLAGGGVKGGQVYGSTDEFGFKAVENPVHVHDMQATILKLLGFDHERLTYRFAGRDFRLTDVHGKVVDGLIA
- a CDS encoding protocatechuate 3,4-dioxygenase, giving the protein MSDRLFLPSRRLFLGAMGAAFFTTRGLFAEALQTSPWLTEGPFYPDHLPLDRDNDLIVLGDSLTPAIGEITHLSGRVLSKDGSPIKDATVEIWQCDANAVYLHSADSSKKKDQQDKNFQGFGTFTTGSKGEYRFRTIKPVPYPGRPSPHIHVKVKQGDKEVLVSQIFVRGHAGNEKDGVFRGVPEADRKLVMADFTPIPESKTGEVACTFDLVLGRTPDEREGRGRRPGPPPGPPPSERGPEGDRPRGPRPPRP